Proteins from a single region of Acidianus ambivalens:
- a CDS encoding SWIM zinc finger family protein: MYSYAVTERHEKSKDVYIFVVDSEESPFESYIVKIEVGKEKIRASCSCKGFALRGYCKHLELSMKKLRIYRGLYLQRWERGSDSDLMDNEEEN, from the coding sequence ATGTATAGTTATGCAGTAACTGAAAGACATGAGAAAAGTAAGGATGTGTATATTTTTGTAGTTGATAGTGAGGAAAGCCCGTTCGAATCTTACATAGTTAAGATAGAAGTAGGAAAAGAAAAAATTAGAGCTTCATGTAGTTGTAAAGGTTTTGCGCTAAGGGGATATTGTAAACACTTAGAGCTCTCAATGAAAAAGCTAAGAATTTATAGAGGACTCTATCTTCAGCGCTGGGAGAGAGGATCTGACAGCGATCTTATGGATAATGAAGAAGAAAACTGA
- a CDS encoding APC family permease — translation MSLRKVLTKRELTFLSLGGIIGSGWLFSPLAAAAYAGPLSIVSWIIGGLMMIVIALAYAEISSAFPESGGIIRYPHYTHGSTLGFIMAWSYIISAISTVAIEAVATTTYISHFFPSLYSGNQLTTEGIMLTYVLLVIFFLINYYGVKFLGRVSHGIGWWKIIIPTTTAVLLLAYFNPANVVFGKTACYQGLNGMLYAIPASGIVFSYLGFRQAIEYGGEGKNPQKDIPFAVISSLLISMSIFVALQLGFLGVVKTNGNWAGLLNSPLANAPLISVIDMLPVVFSFWVGILLFDAIISPVGTGIIYLGTTARSIYASAKNGYFPKLLTRINDRGIPLLALVVSLISSALFLLPIPSWYQIVGISSSATVLTYIMGGIGVESMRKIAPDVKRTYVLSYIKVLAPLATIFAGLLVYWSGFSTLFYIVTLVILGLSLYRRGLQGIISGIIALLNSYALYVETSALTSPSWYFIPFIIIDTAIISYLILTSAEGKFSAWAIPLLSGTLILSYISPFGLYDLMPFPYDIIVASVFFFIIHKIAVRSSLPALKIESSINS, via the coding sequence GTGTCTCTTAGAAAAGTCCTTACAAAAAGAGAATTAACTTTCCTTTCCTTAGGTGGAATTATAGGTTCAGGTTGGTTATTTTCACCATTAGCTGCAGCAGCGTATGCTGGTCCTCTTTCAATAGTATCCTGGATAATAGGAGGTTTAATGATGATAGTAATAGCATTAGCATATGCAGAAATTTCTTCAGCTTTTCCAGAATCTGGAGGAATCATTAGATATCCTCATTACACCCACGGTTCAACACTTGGATTTATAATGGCCTGGAGTTACATAATTTCCGCAATATCTACTGTGGCAATAGAGGCAGTGGCTACTACAACCTACATTTCACACTTTTTCCCATCTTTATACTCTGGAAACCAACTTACTACTGAGGGAATAATGTTAACTTACGTCCTCTTAGTAATCTTTTTCCTTATTAATTATTATGGGGTTAAATTCCTGGGCAGAGTAAGTCACGGCATAGGTTGGTGGAAGATTATAATACCTACCACAACTGCCGTTCTACTCTTAGCGTATTTTAATCCTGCAAACGTAGTTTTCGGTAAAACAGCATGTTATCAAGGGTTAAATGGTATGCTTTATGCTATTCCTGCATCCGGAATAGTTTTCTCATACTTAGGATTTAGGCAAGCAATAGAATACGGTGGTGAAGGAAAGAATCCTCAGAAAGATATTCCGTTTGCGGTGATTTCATCCTTATTAATTTCCATGAGCATTTTCGTTGCTCTACAGTTAGGATTCCTAGGAGTAGTTAAGACTAATGGCAATTGGGCTGGACTTTTAAATTCCCCATTAGCTAACGCTCCGTTAATTTCTGTAATAGACATGCTACCGGTGGTTTTCTCATTTTGGGTAGGAATATTATTGTTTGATGCAATAATTTCTCCTGTAGGTACTGGAATAATATATCTAGGCACTACTGCTAGAAGTATTTATGCCTCAGCAAAGAATGGTTATTTTCCTAAGTTGCTAACTAGGATAAACGATAGAGGAATCCCTCTCCTTGCTCTTGTTGTATCATTAATATCATCTGCGTTATTCCTCTTGCCAATTCCTTCTTGGTATCAAATAGTTGGAATATCTTCCTCTGCAACAGTGCTTACGTATATAATGGGAGGAATAGGAGTAGAAAGCATGAGAAAAATTGCTCCTGATGTTAAGAGGACATACGTTTTAAGTTACATAAAGGTATTAGCGCCATTAGCAACAATATTTGCAGGATTACTAGTTTATTGGTCTGGATTCTCAACATTATTTTATATAGTTACGTTAGTAATCCTAGGATTATCTTTATATAGAAGAGGATTGCAAGGCATAATAAGCGGTATTATAGCATTATTAAACTCTTATGCACTTTACGTAGAGACTTCGGCATTAACTTCGCCAAGTTGGTACTTTATTCCGTTCATTATAATAGATACTGCGATAATATCATACTTGATTCTAACTTCAGCAGAAGGCAAGTTCTCTGCTTGGGCAATACCATTACTTTCTGGGACTTTAATATTATCATACATTAGTCCATTCGGCCTTTACGATCTAATGCCATTTCCTTATGATATAATAGTTGCGTCAGTTTTCTTCTTCATTATCCATAAGATCGCTGTCAGATCCTCTCTCCCAGCGCTGAAGATAGAGTCCTCTATAAATTCTTAG
- a CDS encoding DUF72 domain-containing protein — protein sequence MEIYVGTSGWMYDWNPKKNLSWYVENSGFNAVELNASFYRFPTKKQVESWKKYKIRWAVKVNRIITHVKRLKDIEIWKKFEEIFHDLNPDFYLFQLPPNFKYSEDNLRRVREFEKEVGKKMAVEFRDVSWFNKDIKLKEATIVSIDSPIGVYIINNSGTVYLRMHGRDNWYFYDYSEEELREDAKRVISLNPEKLYVFFNNDLWMLDNGRKMLKILHELSI from the coding sequence ATGGAAATATACGTAGGAACTTCAGGCTGGATGTACGACTGGAATCCTAAGAAGAACTTATCTTGGTACGTTGAAAATTCTGGGTTCAATGCGGTAGAGCTTAATGCAAGCTTCTATCGTTTTCCTACTAAGAAGCAAGTAGAATCTTGGAAGAAATATAAAATTAGATGGGCAGTAAAGGTTAATAGAATCATAACTCACGTTAAAAGGCTAAAAGACATTGAGATTTGGAAAAAATTTGAGGAAATATTTCATGATTTGAACCCAGACTTTTACCTTTTTCAGTTACCCCCAAATTTCAAATATTCAGAAGATAATCTGAGGAGAGTCAGAGAGTTTGAAAAGGAAGTTGGAAAGAAAATGGCTGTAGAATTCAGAGACGTGAGTTGGTTTAATAAAGATATAAAGTTAAAGGAAGCGACCATTGTTTCAATAGATTCTCCAATAGGCGTTTACATTATAAATAATTCAGGCACAGTGTATCTAAGAATGCATGGAAGGGATAATTGGTATTTTTACGATTATAGTGAAGAGGAATTAAGGGAAGATGCTAAGAGAGTAATTTCATTGAACCCGGAAAAGCTTTACGTATTCTTTAATAATGATCTTTGGATGTTAGATAATGGGAGAAAAATGTTGAAGATTCTCCATGAGTTGTCTATATAA
- a CDS encoding DNA double-strand break repair nuclease NurA, with the protein MNWKIKSELQKMIVQLSEAKKYLPEDYVISHEVTEEEKEGENKIEIELLNDFKPVVEPLNFNQEFESIASLDSSTRYLRDISVNLVILGMSIYSNRKGFIDFPLVKEIPYIGVNTYRKILDKISAEMKFIKVKNEINYPLDENYKLDDVADEMRTEAENIGLSEVVNNHDLVILDGPIYPTPLELTEELDLSSPSRLCHQLAYASLVNKRISLLKGNVIGVVKRLENSGKLWKDNQITEEFKKRGKNIRGLKDPTILELIDYEFCRKSGRHSYACIIGPFKIDYNLHVEGPKNCCKGDGNSTYLSNVPAKYAYYIILRKPYVPTTYFRIEGLDESFLEKGMRTALSRLSDRLIPTFIELVDNRAKRISAGLFITAYEIASSYLSIIHDDKLAYDTTVSEFLSVSQQNLTNLL; encoded by the coding sequence GTGAATTGGAAAATAAAAAGTGAGCTACAGAAAATGATTGTACAACTCTCTGAGGCTAAGAAGTACTTACCAGAGGATTATGTAATTTCTCACGAGGTTACAGAAGAAGAAAAGGAAGGCGAAAACAAGATAGAAATTGAATTACTTAACGATTTTAAACCAGTAGTTGAGCCATTAAATTTCAACCAAGAATTCGAAAGTATTGCGTCTTTAGACTCATCAACAAGATACTTAAGAGACATAAGCGTTAACTTAGTTATTTTAGGAATGTCAATATACAGTAATAGGAAAGGATTTATTGACTTTCCATTGGTTAAGGAAATCCCTTATATTGGAGTAAATACTTATAGGAAGATATTAGATAAAATTTCAGCTGAAATGAAATTTATAAAAGTGAAAAACGAAATAAATTATCCCCTTGATGAAAATTACAAATTAGATGATGTAGCAGATGAAATGAGGACTGAGGCTGAAAACATTGGACTTAGCGAAGTTGTTAATAATCACGATTTGGTAATCTTGGATGGGCCTATATATCCTACCCCACTTGAATTAACCGAAGAATTAGATTTAAGTAGCCCTTCTAGATTATGTCATCAATTAGCTTACGCATCATTGGTTAATAAGAGAATTTCCTTACTAAAAGGAAATGTTATTGGAGTAGTTAAAAGGTTGGAAAATTCCGGAAAGCTTTGGAAGGATAACCAGATCACGGAGGAGTTTAAGAAACGTGGAAAGAACATAAGGGGACTTAAAGATCCTACAATTCTCGAATTGATAGATTATGAATTCTGCAGAAAATCTGGAAGGCATTCTTATGCTTGTATAATTGGGCCTTTCAAAATAGACTACAACCTGCATGTAGAAGGACCAAAAAATTGTTGTAAAGGCGATGGTAACTCAACTTACTTAAGCAATGTGCCCGCAAAGTATGCATATTACATAATTTTAAGGAAACCTTATGTACCAACAACTTACTTCAGAATAGAAGGACTTGACGAGAGCTTTCTGGAAAAGGGAATGAGAACTGCTCTTTCTCGCCTTTCTGATAGACTTATTCCCACATTTATCGAACTTGTAGACAATAGGGCAAAAAGGATTTCTGCAGGATTGTTTATTACAGCCTACGAAATCGCATCATCATATTTAAGTATAATTCACGATGATAAATTGGCTTACGATACTACGGTATCAGAGTTTTTATCGGTATCCCAGCAAAATTTAACGAATTTATTATAG
- a CDS encoding ATP-binding protein, which translates to MEERNLDEEGIIKELENKLNNAEEDAKRNGKLIGRVTRYRTVRLEEEELIGVDISFEDYMRSNVSRGQYLAIRTILRPVIIVGQVVSISRSDVLAEMGIREVTSRKDPASIITDTFLGIYPISEFDEEKNIVRPAVTPIDPQSPVFIPNPSLLEKVLRIPEEGITIGKIFSGGEEIEAKVRLDEEALVHHTLVLGTTGSGKTTLLKSILYRKDLDKQTIVFDRQGDFVNFLISKREKFTVLMPVTSKMGNSAKDFLDTFASTYGCKVLEYESGALICNDTEVDVIPYSINFFDNIKNFHKLTPYFTPKASMYWESLVDKTLELLKITLHEIFNVYINDNILDEILRDKVTPASLAEEGNRISISPTLLDELNLRPKSQNISKSFVSFSQGNLTISLSKAFQEAMKALDIATSTKEAIIRTLKAYDGYGIFTVKGTVDFDPEKAFKLNDKIIVDLSFVMNYSASIEAVATIAYKILEELFNWKTELYSKRSLENKLTLIIMDEAHEYFPQGSSEAVAKDIIEELINKIMRLGRVRRIGVILATHMPDDLNPLVLQLTNTKIVMRNDINVIKKMGMENYEDFLLHATPGLAIINSLNFAGIPIKTLIP; encoded by the coding sequence ATGGAAGAGAGAAATTTAGACGAAGAAGGTATTATCAAAGAATTAGAGAATAAACTAAATAATGCCGAGGAAGATGCAAAAAGGAACGGAAAGTTAATAGGCAGAGTTACAAGGTATAGGACTGTTAGGTTAGAGGAAGAGGAGTTAATTGGCGTCGATATATCATTTGAAGATTACATGAGAAGTAACGTAAGTAGAGGCCAATATTTAGCTATAAGAACCATCCTTCGTCCAGTAATTATAGTAGGTCAAGTAGTTTCAATTTCACGTTCCGATGTTTTAGCGGAGATGGGCATAAGGGAAGTTACTTCTAGAAAGGATCCTGCATCAATAATTACTGATACCTTTTTAGGTATATATCCGATATCCGAATTTGATGAAGAGAAAAACATAGTTAGGCCAGCAGTTACTCCTATAGATCCTCAGAGCCCTGTTTTCATACCTAATCCATCACTTCTGGAGAAAGTTCTAAGAATCCCAGAAGAAGGAATAACAATAGGTAAAATATTCTCAGGCGGTGAAGAAATTGAAGCAAAGGTAAGGCTAGATGAGGAAGCTTTAGTTCATCATACTCTAGTTTTAGGAACTACCGGATCTGGAAAAACAACGCTCTTAAAGTCCATCCTCTATAGAAAAGATTTAGATAAGCAAACTATAGTCTTTGATAGGCAAGGAGATTTTGTAAATTTCTTGATCTCCAAGAGAGAAAAATTTACCGTATTAATGCCAGTAACTTCAAAGATGGGCAATTCAGCAAAGGACTTTCTAGATACATTCGCCTCAACATATGGATGCAAAGTACTAGAGTATGAAAGCGGAGCATTAATTTGTAACGATACCGAAGTCGACGTAATACCTTATTCAATAAACTTCTTTGATAACATTAAGAACTTCCATAAATTGACACCGTATTTTACTCCAAAGGCTTCAATGTATTGGGAATCTTTAGTTGACAAAACTCTTGAATTACTAAAGATCACTTTACACGAGATTTTTAACGTCTATATTAACGATAACATTCTTGATGAAATTTTAAGGGATAAGGTAACTCCTGCCTCTCTAGCAGAGGAAGGTAATAGAATAAGTATTTCGCCTACCTTACTTGATGAGTTGAATTTAAGACCAAAAAGTCAGAATATCTCAAAATCTTTTGTCTCATTTTCTCAGGGAAATCTAACAATATCCTTGAGCAAAGCATTTCAGGAGGCAATGAAGGCTTTAGATATAGCTACATCTACTAAGGAGGCAATAATTAGGACTTTAAAAGCCTACGACGGTTACGGTATTTTTACAGTAAAAGGTACAGTGGACTTTGATCCAGAAAAGGCTTTCAAATTAAACGATAAGATAATAGTTGACTTAAGCTTCGTAATGAACTATTCTGCATCCATAGAGGCAGTAGCTACTATAGCTTATAAAATCCTTGAGGAACTATTTAACTGGAAAACAGAGCTTTACAGCAAAAGGAGTTTGGAAAATAAGTTAACCTTAATAATAATGGATGAAGCCCACGAATACTTCCCTCAAGGAAGTAGTGAAGCTGTTGCTAAGGATATAATTGAGGAGTTAATAAATAAAATAATGAGGCTAGGTAGAGTGAGGAGAATTGGAGTAATTTTAGCTACTCATATGCCGGACGATCTTAATCCTCTCGTGCTTCAACTAACAAATACTAAGATAGTTATGAGGAACGACATAAACGTTATTAAAAAGATGGGAATGGAAAATTACGAGGACTTCCTGCTTCACGCTACTCCAGGATTAGCTATAATAAATTCGTTAAATTTTGCTGGGATACCGATAAAAACTCTGATACCGTAG
- a CDS encoding PaREP1 family protein — protein MYKASRRLSTILCENILKCWRDAYYFHTLGFHEMVLNVEKMKAKLKDFKYELEYLLSQI, from the coding sequence TTGTATAAAGCGTCTAGAAGACTTTCAACCATTTTGTGTGAGAACATTTTGAAATGTTGGAGGGATGCATATTATTTTCATACGTTAGGCTTTCATGAGATGGTATTAAATGTTGAAAAGATGAAAGCTAAGCTCAAGGATTTCAAATACGAGTTAGAATACTTGTTATCGCAGATTTAA
- a CDS encoding PaREP1 family protein: MIRVLTVPDVLVLDADELLSRGNVVQASEKYYKAVEEGIKLLVIKKGLNCIINEVIRKRG; the protein is encoded by the coding sequence ATGATAAGAGTTTTAACAGTTCCAGACGTGCTAGTGCTTGATGCGGATGAGCTTCTTTCTAGGGGCAACGTTGTTCAAGCTAGTGAGAAGTATTATAAGGCTGTTGAGGAAGGGATAAAACTCCTAGTAATAAAAAAGGGATTAAATTGTATTATAAATGAAGTAATAAGAAAACGTGGTTAG